A portion of the Luxibacter massiliensis genome contains these proteins:
- the thrS gene encoding threonine--tRNA ligase: MIIKLKDGSCREYAESKAVIEIAADISEGLARVATAGEIDGQIVDLRTIVDRDCDLSILTFQDENGKGAFWHTASHIMAQAVKRLYPDAKLAIGPSVADGFYYDIDKEIPLTAEDLEKIEGEMKKIVKENLPIQQYTKPREEAIAYFKEKNEPYKVELIEDLPEDEVISFYSQGEFTDLCAGPHLMSTKPVKAFKLTSLAGAYWRGSEKNKMLQRIYGTAYPKKADLEAYLTMLEEAKKRDHRKIGKELGLFMMRDEGPGFPFFLPKGMVLKNVLLDYWREIHRRNGYVEIATPIMLSRHLWETSGHWDHYKDNMYTTVIDDVDFAIKPMNCPGGILAYQSEPRSYRDLPIRMGELGLVHRHEKSGQLHGLMRVRCFTQDDAHIFMMPDQIRDEIKGVARLIDEVYRLFGFKYHVELSTRPEDSMGSEEDWEMATDALRGALDDLGLDYVINEGDGAFYGPKIDFHLEDSIGRTWQCGTIQLDFQLPLRFDLEYTGDDGEKHRPIMIHRVAFGSIERFIGILIEHFAGAFPTWLAPVQVKVLPISDKYMEYGKKVLDVLNDNGIRAEIDTRAEKIGYKIREAQMQKIPYMLVVGAREEEEGLVSVRSRFAGDEGQKRTEEFLADIQKEISSRSVRETETQE; the protein is encoded by the coding sequence ATGATTATCAAATTAAAAGACGGTTCCTGCAGAGAATATGCAGAGAGTAAGGCGGTGATTGAAATTGCGGCAGATATAAGTGAAGGACTTGCAAGGGTGGCCACAGCGGGGGAAATCGATGGCCAGATTGTGGATTTAAGGACTATAGTCGACCGAGACTGTGACTTAAGCATCCTGACTTTCCAGGATGAAAACGGGAAAGGTGCATTTTGGCATACGGCCTCCCATATAATGGCACAGGCAGTGAAGCGTTTGTACCCAGATGCAAAGCTGGCAATCGGGCCGTCTGTGGCAGATGGTTTCTATTATGATATTGACAAGGAAATCCCGCTGACAGCAGAAGACTTGGAGAAAATCGAAGGGGAGATGAAAAAAATCGTAAAAGAAAATCTTCCTATCCAGCAATATACAAAGCCAAGAGAAGAGGCAATTGCATACTTTAAAGAAAAAAACGAACCATATAAAGTAGAATTGATAGAGGATCTTCCCGAAGATGAAGTCATTAGTTTCTACTCGCAGGGTGAGTTTACTGATTTATGTGCCGGGCCTCATCTGATGTCTACTAAGCCAGTTAAAGCGTTTAAGCTGACAAGCCTTGCCGGCGCCTATTGGCGGGGAAGTGAAAAAAACAAAATGCTGCAGCGGATCTATGGCACGGCATATCCTAAAAAAGCAGATCTGGAAGCATATCTGACAATGCTTGAGGAGGCAAAGAAGCGGGATCACAGGAAGATTGGAAAAGAATTGGGCCTTTTTATGATGCGCGATGAAGGCCCTGGGTTCCCGTTCTTCCTCCCCAAAGGGATGGTTCTTAAAAATGTACTTCTGGATTATTGGAGGGAAATCCACCGCAGAAACGGCTATGTGGAGATCGCCACGCCTATCATGCTCAGCAGGCATCTCTGGGAGACGTCAGGGCACTGGGATCACTACAAAGATAACATGTATACAACGGTCATCGATGATGTGGACTTTGCCATTAAACCTATGAACTGTCCGGGAGGTATTTTGGCGTATCAGTCAGAACCCAGGTCCTATAGAGATCTGCCTATCCGGATGGGAGAATTGGGATTGGTACACCGCCATGAAAAGTCCGGGCAGCTTCACGGACTGATGCGAGTCCGGTGTTTTACTCAGGATGACGCCCATATTTTTATGATGCCAGATCAGATCAGAGATGAGATCAAAGGAGTTGCCAGGCTTATTGATGAGGTGTACAGGCTGTTTGGCTTTAAATATCATGTCGAGCTTTCCACCCGGCCTGAGGACAGTATGGGAAGCGAAGAGGACTGGGAGATGGCAACAGACGCACTCCGGGGCGCCCTGGATGATTTAGGGCTTGACTATGTAATCAATGAAGGGGACGGCGCCTTTTACGGGCCAAAGATAGACTTCCACCTGGAGGATTCTATCGGAAGAACCTGGCAGTGTGGGACCATCCAGCTTGATTTCCAACTTCCACTCAGGTTTGACCTTGAGTATACGGGAGACGATGGGGAGAAGCACAGGCCTATAATGATCCACCGCGTTGCATTTGGGTCTATTGAGCGTTTTATCGGTATATTGATTGAGCATTTTGCAGGTGCATTCCCTACATGGCTTGCGCCTGTACAGGTAAAGGTACTGCCCATCTCAGATAAATATATGGAGTATGGGAAAAAGGTTCTGGATGTGTTAAATGACAATGGGATCCGTGCAGAGATAGATACTCGTGCAGAGAAAATTGGATATAAGATACGCGAGGCGCAGATGCAGAAGATACCCTATATGCTTGTAGTCGGGGCAAGGGAGGAAGAGGAAGGCCTGGTATCAGTGAGAAGCCGGTTTGCAGGCGACGAGGGCCAAAAGAGGACGGAAGAATTCCTTGCGGATATACAAAAGGAAATTTCTTCCAGGTCTGTAAGAGAGACAGAGACGCAGGAATAA
- a CDS encoding SEC-C metal-binding domain-containing protein produces the protein MSEKCLLDQWRDTAYNKDLTREQLEKFWGVYFNIEKEIYEQLLTDPDVEVKGTVEELAGKYGQDVMTMVGFLDGINDSLKIPNPIETMTETTEVSLAFDKEKLYKNMVDAKADWLYELPQWESIFDEETRKRLYREQKQSGTVRKEKKIGRNDPCPCGSGKKYKKCCGKNI, from the coding sequence ATGAGTGAAAAGTGTTTATTGGATCAATGGAGAGACACGGCCTATAACAAGGATTTGACAAGGGAACAGCTGGAGAAGTTCTGGGGAGTGTACTTTAATATCGAGAAGGAGATTTATGAGCAGCTTCTGACAGATCCTGATGTGGAAGTAAAGGGGACAGTAGAAGAGCTTGCCGGCAAGTACGGCCAGGACGTCATGACAATGGTAGGTTTCCTGGATGGCATTAATGACAGCCTGAAGATTCCCAATCCAATTGAGACAATGACAGAGACTACGGAGGTCAGCCTTGCTTTTGATAAAGAGAAACTATATAAAAATATGGTGGATGCTAAAGCAGACTGGCTGTATGAACTGCCCCAGTGGGAAAGTATTTTTGATGAAGAGACAAGAAAGCGGCTCTACCGGGAGCAGAAGCAGTCAGGTACTGTCCGTAAAGAGAAGAAGATAGGAAGAAATGACCCATGTCCCTGTGGAAGCGGCAAAAAATATAAAAAATGTTGTGGGAAGAATATTTAA
- the metA gene encoding homoserine O-acetyltransferase MetA, with protein sequence MPIRVQNDLPVKEILEQENIFVMDEYRAAHQDIRPISIGLLNLMPLKEDTELQILRSLSNTPLQVDVTFVRVKSHVSKNTSTSHIYKFYETFDSIRDRKFDGFIITGAPVEQMPFEEVDYWEELKSIMDWTASNVTSTLHLCWGAQAGLYYHYGIDKVQLPQKMFGVFRHHVRNRKIPLVRGFDDIFYAPHSRHTTVPSELLKKDARITILADSDEAGVFLCMAKDGREIFVMGHPEYDRVTLDTEYKRDKGKGLDIQIPANYYPDNNPDNRPELVWRSHANNLYTNWLNYYVYQVTPYDMIGTPF encoded by the coding sequence ATGCCAATACGTGTACAAAATGATTTGCCGGTAAAAGAAATATTAGAACAGGAAAATATTTTTGTTATGGATGAATACCGCGCGGCGCATCAGGATATTCGCCCAATCAGTATTGGACTGTTAAATCTAATGCCCTTAAAAGAGGACACGGAACTGCAGATTCTGCGTTCTCTTTCTAATACGCCCCTGCAGGTGGATGTGACATTTGTGCGGGTAAAAAGCCATGTATCCAAAAATACTTCCACAAGCCATATCTATAAATTTTATGAGACTTTTGACAGTATAAGAGACAGAAAGTTTGATGGATTTATCATAACAGGGGCGCCAGTAGAGCAGATGCCTTTTGAGGAAGTCGATTACTGGGAAGAACTGAAAAGTATTATGGACTGGACTGCTTCTAATGTGACTTCGACCCTGCATCTGTGCTGGGGGGCACAGGCAGGTTTGTATTACCACTATGGGATAGATAAAGTGCAGCTGCCCCAGAAAATGTTCGGTGTATTCAGGCATCATGTGAGAAACCGAAAAATTCCGCTGGTAAGAGGGTTTGACGATATCTTTTATGCCCCCCATTCCAGGCATACTACAGTTCCGTCAGAACTCCTTAAGAAGGATGCAAGGATTACAATTCTTGCAGATTCTGATGAGGCAGGAGTGTTTTTGTGTATGGCCAAAGATGGGCGCGAGATATTTGTCATGGGCCATCCAGAGTATGACCGGGTGACGCTGGATACGGAGTATAAGAGAGATAAAGGGAAAGGGTTGGATATTCAGATTCCTGCCAATTATTATCCAGATAACAATCCAGACAACAGGCCGGAGCTTGTATGGAGGTCCCACGCAAATAATCTGTACACAAACTGGCTGAATTACTACGTGTACCAGGTGACGCCATATGATATGATAGGGACGCCGTTTTAG
- the cls gene encoding cardiolipin synthase — protein sequence MIKDQTSRKQTVRKAQKGLLGVIFSRTALLLLLVLMQLLLMLGAATYLSDYVVYVYGAMNILGAVIVVYIINQRGNPAFNMTWVLLILVFPAFGCLFYIYVKSQIGTRYIGKRLARLKLDTYHYMEQRKDIIEDLRLSKPANANLAHYMKYQLGFPTYRNTKAQFFPSGEAKFPVMAEKLKQAKKFIFMEYFIVEEGYMWGTILDILKEKVQEGVEVRFMYDGMCSISMLPYNYPKLIRRYGIQCKMFSPIRPVLSTTQNNRDHRKICVIDGTIGFTGGINLGDEYINRKERFGYWKDTAVMLQGDAVQSLTMLFLQMWNVTEIRPEQYKKYLTPMSAGLHRELGFMIPYGDSPYDNEDVGEEVYFHILNHAKKYVHIMTPYLILDNEMLDTLMRAAKSGIEVCIIMPHIPDKWYAFAVAKTFYRELIESGVQIYEFTPGFVHAKIFVSDNDTAVVGTINLDYRSLYLHYECGVFIYNNPVVQDIEGDFQKTLKQCQRISIADLRETGLLMAVCGRVLRLIAPLM from the coding sequence ATGATAAAAGACCAGACTTCCAGGAAACAGACAGTCAGAAAAGCACAAAAAGGATTGCTTGGCGTTATATTCAGCCGTACGGCGCTTTTGCTTCTGCTTGTCCTGATGCAGCTTCTCCTTATGCTGGGGGCAGCAACTTATCTGAGTGATTATGTAGTATATGTCTATGGGGCCATGAATATACTTGGCGCTGTTATTGTTGTTTATATTATTAACCAAAGGGGCAATCCTGCCTTTAATATGACCTGGGTGCTTTTAATCCTTGTTTTTCCGGCATTTGGATGTCTTTTCTATATATATGTAAAATCACAGATCGGTACCAGATATATTGGGAAAAGGCTGGCCAGGCTTAAACTCGATACATATCATTATATGGAGCAGAGAAAAGACATTATTGAGGATTTGCGTCTGAGTAAGCCGGCAAATGCAAATTTGGCACATTATATGAAGTATCAGCTGGGTTTTCCTACTTATAGAAATACAAAGGCTCAGTTTTTCCCCTCTGGAGAAGCAAAATTTCCCGTAATGGCCGAAAAACTCAAACAAGCTAAAAAGTTTATATTTATGGAGTATTTCATAGTCGAAGAAGGGTATATGTGGGGGACGATCCTGGATATTCTGAAGGAAAAGGTGCAGGAAGGGGTGGAGGTCCGCTTTATGTATGACGGGATGTGCAGTATCTCCATGCTTCCTTATAATTATCCAAAGCTTATCCGGAGATATGGCATTCAATGTAAAATGTTCAGTCCTATAAGGCCTGTGCTGTCTACCACACAGAACAACAGGGATCATAGGAAGATTTGCGTGATTGACGGGACAATCGGCTTTACCGGAGGGATTAACCTGGGGGATGAATATATTAACAGGAAAGAGCGTTTCGGTTACTGGAAGGACACTGCCGTCATGCTTCAGGGAGATGCCGTGCAGAGTTTGACTATGTTATTTCTTCAAATGTGGAATGTCACAGAGATAAGGCCGGAGCAATATAAAAAATATCTCACTCCTATGTCGGCAGGACTTCACAGGGAGTTAGGGTTTATGATTCCTTATGGCGACAGTCCTTATGACAATGAGGATGTGGGGGAGGAAGTATATTTCCATATATTAAACCATGCCAAAAAATATGTACATATTATGACCCCATATCTGATATTGGATAATGAAATGCTGGATACATTAATGCGGGCGGCCAAGAGTGGAATAGAGGTATGTATTATTATGCCCCATATACCGGATAAGTGGTATGCTTTTGCAGTAGCTAAAACATTTTACAGAGAGTTAATTGAGTCTGGGGTGCAGATATATGAGTTCACCCCCGGCTTTGTCCATGCCAAGATCTTTGTGTCTGACAATGATACGGCCGTTGTGGGGACAATCAACCTTGATTACAGGAGCCTGTACCTCCATTACGAATGTGGTGTGTTTATATATAATAATCCAGTGGTCCAGGATATCGAGGGAGACTTCCAAAAAACATTAAAGCAGTGCCAGAGGATTTCTATTGCGGATTTAAGAGAAACTGGACTGCTGATGGCTGTGTGCGGCCGTGTACTCAGGCTGATAGCGCCCCTGATGTAA
- a CDS encoding aldo/keto reductase, protein MNSIRDCFTLSNGVEIPCMAFGTYKASEGQTADVIKRAIEAGYRYFDTASFYGTEKYLGQAIKDSGIPRKEFFIASKAWKDEMGHEKTKVAFESSLERLKTDYLDLYLIHWPLPVPECEDWKELDVDTWRALEELYGEGRVRAIGLSNFLPHHIENILEHCEIKPMADQLEFHPGYSQEAAVRYCQERGIQVQAWSPLGRMRMFKEPLLVEISEKHGVSPAQVCLRYALQRNIIPLPKSSSIERMKQNQEIFHFELSAEEMYRLETMPQAGWSGEHPDRERIILG, encoded by the coding sequence ATGAATAGTATTCGAGATTGTTTTACGTTGAGTAATGGTGTAGAGATTCCCTGCATGGCTTTTGGGACGTATAAAGCTTCTGAGGGCCAGACTGCCGACGTTATTAAAAGGGCCATCGAAGCAGGCTACCGGTATTTTGATACTGCCTCTTTTTACGGTACGGAGAAATATTTGGGGCAGGCTATCAAAGATAGCGGCATACCCCGCAAAGAATTTTTTATTGCCTCCAAGGCATGGAAAGATGAGATGGGACATGAAAAAACAAAAGTGGCCTTTGAGTCCTCTCTGGAAAGGCTTAAAACAGACTATCTTGATTTATACCTGATCCATTGGCCCCTTCCGGTACCAGAGTGTGAAGATTGGAAGGAGTTGGATGTGGATACATGGAGGGCGCTGGAGGAATTATACGGTGAGGGACGGGTGCGTGCCATTGGCCTGAGCAATTTTCTGCCACACCATATTGAGAATATTTTGGAGCATTGTGAGATTAAACCAATGGCAGACCAATTGGAATTCCATCCGGGTTATTCTCAGGAAGCAGCCGTCAGATACTGCCAGGAGAGAGGAATACAAGTCCAGGCCTGGAGTCCTCTGGGGAGAATGCGTATGTTTAAAGAGCCGCTGCTTGTAGAGATATCTGAAAAGCATGGGGTATCTCCGGCACAGGTATGTTTAAGATATGCATTGCAGAGGAATATTATTCCTCTGCCAAAATCTTCTTCTATAGAGAGAATGAAACAGAATCAGGAGATTTTTCATTTTGAGCTGTCCGCTGAGGAGATGTACAGGCTGGAGACAATGCCTCAGGCCGGGTGGTCGGGAGAGCATCCAGACAGGGAGAGGATTATTTTAGGGTAA
- a CDS encoding adenylosuccinate synthase, whose amino-acid sequence MVKAVVGANWGDEGKGKITDMLGKEADIIVRFQGGANAGHTIINDYGKFALHTLPSGVFYSHTTSIIGNGVALDIPVLFEEIQTIVGRGVPMPKILVSDRAQIVMPYHKDFDAYEEERLAGKSFGSTKSGIAPFYSDKYAKIGFQVSELFDDGLLKEKTVRVAEQKNVLLEHLYHKPLINPEDLYKELKKYKEMIAPYVCDVSLYLNQALKEGKNILLEGQLGSLKDPDHGIYPMVTSSSTLAAYGAIGAGIPPYEIKQIITVCKAYSSAVGAGAFVSEIFGEEADELRRRGGDGGEFGAKTGRPRRMGWFDCVASKYGCRMQGTTDVAFTVLDVLGYLDEIPVCVGYEIDGEVTTEFPVTHLLEKAKPVLKTLPGWKTDIKGIRKYEELPENCRKYIEFVEQEIGYPITLISNGPGRDDIIYRS is encoded by the coding sequence ATGGTAAAAGCAGTAGTAGGTGCTAACTGGGGCGATGAAGGGAAAGGCAAGATTACAGACATGCTCGGTAAAGAGGCTGACATCATTGTCCGCTTTCAGGGAGGGGCGAATGCAGGCCATACAATCATCAATGATTATGGGAAATTTGCCCTTCACACACTGCCGTCTGGAGTTTTTTACAGCCATACAACCAGTATAATCGGCAATGGGGTGGCACTGGATATCCCTGTATTGTTCGAAGAAATCCAGACGATTGTGGGCCGGGGGGTACCCATGCCAAAGATTTTGGTATCCGACAGAGCGCAGATTGTGATGCCATACCACAAGGATTTTGACGCATATGAGGAGGAACGGCTTGCAGGGAAGTCCTTTGGATCCACTAAGTCAGGGATTGCACCGTTTTATTCTGATAAGTATGCTAAGATTGGTTTTCAAGTGAGTGAGCTCTTTGACGACGGACTTTTGAAAGAAAAGACAGTGCGTGTGGCAGAGCAGAAGAATGTGCTGCTTGAACATTTATACCATAAACCACTGATCAACCCTGAGGATTTATATAAAGAACTGAAAAAGTATAAAGAAATGATAGCTCCCTATGTCTGCGACGTATCTCTGTACCTCAATCAGGCGCTGAAGGAGGGCAAGAATATATTACTGGAGGGGCAGTTGGGTTCCTTGAAGGATCCAGACCACGGCATTTATCCTATGGTGACATCCTCCTCCACTCTGGCTGCCTATGGCGCTATAGGGGCGGGCATACCTCCATATGAGATTAAGCAGATTATCACCGTATGCAAGGCCTACTCCAGCGCAGTGGGGGCAGGGGCATTTGTCAGCGAGATATTTGGCGAGGAGGCAGATGAACTGAGGCGGCGCGGAGGCGATGGCGGAGAGTTCGGAGCCAAGACAGGACGTCCCAGGCGTATGGGGTGGTTTGACTGTGTAGCTTCCAAGTATGGGTGCAGAATGCAGGGCACAACAGATGTGGCATTTACGGTCCTTGATGTGCTGGGGTATCTGGATGAGATTCCTGTATGTGTGGGATATGAGATTGACGGGGAGGTTACAACCGAGTTCCCTGTTACCCATCTTCTTGAGAAAGCAAAGCCTGTTTTAAAAACACTCCCGGGGTGGAAAACAGATATCAAAGGTATCAGGAAATACGAAGAACTTCCTGAGAACTGCCGTAAGTATATTGAATTTGTGGAGCAGGAGATTGGATATCCAATTACCCTGATCAGCAATGGCCCGGGAAGAGATGATATTATTTATCGATCATAA
- a CDS encoding AI-2E family transporter, producing the protein MKDDKQKQQDRIKGDFQEKDRQHVKQQEESSGYYANRPSFGNGGPSKLRQKFSRGMTFFVVIAACIIFYFALLRVHAISGVLKEIIQVSKPVVYGLAIAYLLNPIVKFVEGHLKPFLEKRISNDRRAQNIARCTGIFIAVTVLLLIIVALFNMMIPELYRSVRDMILTVPSQLNQVVNSIMKMNSQDSTLSQLLANILKELTDYVQTWMRSDLLNQINIVMSNLTVGVINIVSELLNAVIGIIVSVYVLFSKEKFSSQCKKIVYALCKPSHANMVLHLTIKSNQIFGGFIIGKIIDSAIIGVLCFIGLSVLNMPYTLLVSVIVGVTNVIPFFGPYIGAIPSAILIMLSDPRMGLYFIIFILVLQQLDGNVIGPKILGDSTGLSAFWVVFAILLGGGLFGFLGMILGVPTFAVIYYIANMLINHRLEKKGLPVETVAYGEMSYVDSDGTYVSSDDNEMNQEPVMGSGPKEKVKKGKGE; encoded by the coding sequence ATGAAAGATGATAAGCAAAAACAACAGGATAGGATAAAAGGGGATTTTCAGGAAAAGGACAGGCAGCATGTAAAGCAACAGGAAGAGAGCAGCGGATATTATGCAAACAGGCCTTCTTTTGGCAACGGCGGCCCATCTAAGCTGCGGCAGAAATTCAGCCGGGGAATGACATTTTTTGTGGTGATTGCCGCATGTATTATATTTTATTTTGCACTTTTGAGGGTTCACGCCATATCTGGTGTATTAAAAGAAATTATTCAAGTTTCAAAGCCAGTAGTCTACGGACTTGCCATTGCATATCTTTTGAATCCCATTGTAAAATTTGTGGAAGGCCATTTAAAGCCATTCCTTGAAAAAAGGATTTCCAATGACAGACGTGCGCAGAATATAGCCCGCTGTACGGGGATTTTTATAGCGGTCACGGTGCTGCTCCTTATTATTGTGGCACTTTTTAATATGATGATCCCTGAACTGTACAGGAGTGTCCGGGATATGATCCTGACTGTGCCAAGCCAGCTGAACCAGGTAGTAAATTCAATTATGAAAATGAACAGCCAGGATTCTACACTGAGCCAGCTTCTTGCAAATATATTGAAGGAGCTCACTGATTATGTGCAGACATGGATGCGCAGCGATCTTTTGAATCAGATTAATATTGTAATGTCCAATCTGACTGTGGGGGTTATCAATATAGTCAGTGAGCTGTTAAATGCTGTCATTGGAATCATTGTGTCTGTATATGTGCTTTTCAGTAAAGAAAAGTTCTCAAGCCAGTGTAAAAAAATTGTATATGCACTGTGCAAGCCGTCCCACGCAAATATGGTTTTGCATCTGACCATTAAAAGCAACCAGATTTTTGGCGGATTCATTATTGGCAAGATTATTGATTCGGCTATTATCGGGGTTCTGTGCTTTATTGGGTTATCGGTGCTGAATATGCCCTACACGCTGCTGGTCAGCGTGATAGTGGGGGTGACAAACGTCATTCCCTTTTTTGGCCCCTATATTGGGGCAATACCCAGTGCTATCCTGATTATGCTCTCAGATCCGAGGATGGGGTTATATTTTATTATTTTTATACTTGTCCTGCAGCAGCTTGACGGGAATGTAATCGGGCCTAAAATCCTGGGGGACTCTACAGGACTGTCGGCTTTCTGGGTTGTATTTGCTATCTTGCTGGGCGGAGGCCTCTTTGGTTTCTTGGGAATGATACTCGGAGTACCTACTTTTGCTGTGATCTACTATATTGCGAATATGCTGATTAACCACAGGCTTGAGAAGAAAGGCCTGCCTGTGGAGACTGTGGCATATGGTGAAATGAGTTATGTGGATTCTGACGGGACATATGTATCCTCGGATGACAATGAGATGAACCAAGAGCCTGTCATGGGCAGCGGACCAAAAGAAAAAGTAAAAAAAGGAAAGGGAGAATAG
- a CDS encoding DUF1540 domain-containing protein codes for MPELKCTVQTCVHNQQFLCALDKIQVGGSQATTARETSCDSFQKRNGDSYSNVTGAASDCSCIDCKATGCKYNDNCECHAGKISVEGSNACQCEGTECATFSCRG; via the coding sequence ATGCCAGAATTAAAATGTACAGTACAGACATGTGTGCATAACCAGCAGTTTTTATGTGCTCTTGACAAAATCCAGGTGGGGGGCAGCCAGGCTACGACCGCAAGGGAGACAAGCTGTGACAGTTTCCAGAAGAGAAACGGGGACAGCTACAGTAATGTGACAGGGGCGGCTTCAGACTGCAGCTGTATTGACTGTAAGGCGACAGGATGTAAATATAATGATAACTGTGAATGCCATGCAGGGAAAATCAGTGTGGAAGGCAGCAATGCCTGTCAGTGCGAAGGTACTGAATGTGCCACATTCTCCTGCAGAGGATGA
- a CDS encoding YdcF family protein has protein sequence MDKFLFIVMLPLWSVFVVTELCICMAMRNRDGVKVKYLIILGAQVRGTKITNSLLRRLDAALKYLEEHQETIAIVSGGQGKEEDITEACAMASYLEGHGIERQRIWLEDASVSTWENLRNSRALIGDGTQPVAVVTNNFHMYRALKIGRRAGFSDIHGICASANPVLQLNYMVREFFAVIWMYVRNLSG, from the coding sequence GTGGATAAATTTTTATTTATAGTGATGCTGCCTCTGTGGAGCGTTTTTGTAGTGACAGAACTTTGTATATGTATGGCAATGAGAAACCGGGATGGTGTGAAAGTTAAGTATTTAATTATTCTGGGTGCGCAAGTACGGGGGACAAAGATTACAAATTCCCTGCTAAGGAGGCTGGACGCTGCCCTGAAGTATTTAGAGGAACATCAGGAGACCATTGCAATTGTGTCAGGAGGGCAGGGGAAGGAAGAAGATATAACAGAGGCCTGTGCTATGGCCAGTTATCTGGAAGGGCACGGGATCGAAAGACAGAGGATCTGGCTGGAGGATGCCTCTGTCTCCACATGGGAAAATCTAAGAAACAGCCGGGCCCTGATCGGGGATGGCACACAGCCTGTGGCGGTTGTGACGAATAATTTCCATATGTACCGTGCCTTGAAGATTGGGAGAAGGGCCGGATTTTCTGATATTCATGGAATTTGTGCAAGTGCAAACCCGGTTTTGCAGTTAAACTATATGGTACGTGAATTTTTCGCCGTGATCTGGATGTATGTGCGGAATCTTTCGGGTTGA